In Terriglobia bacterium, the following are encoded in one genomic region:
- a CDS encoding TIGR03435 family protein yields MISALMNHLWQSTLFVLAAAIVAAALRKNGAHIRHGVWVIASLKFLVPFSLLISAGSALTVFRPPAAITADTTTAVTPSLPLTVDRFAQPFTSDDFVPAGPMRATASTTNWIPTVLLIIWGVGFLAVAWKRIRDWRRICAVVRQSTPVALQSPIPVRSSSGLLEPGIVGIWHPVLLVPAGIEHCLTPSQLNAVFAHELRHVQRRDNLTAAIHMVVEAVFWFYPPVWWIGARMVEERERACDEYVLGAFGEPQNYAESILNVCKLYVESPLPCVSGVNGSDLKKRVAAIMSSRIGARLNFARKAALTLAAILAIALPLVAGMLTAPFRAPAPGPATATTEQSPPAKFDLVSIRACSGPTQSGSAVPSTPGLRSGATPSAAQTSPGYVYWDCVTLAKLVDQAYADSDHPLLNSTVHPQPDPITRVSRQPKRVRGGPSWVETDMFTIEAKASVDVTDAGLVGRPNRNLTTLPGAMSQALRAMLEDRFQLKVRRVQEQQDLYALKIAKGGLNKQKVTKPTAGDCITIEEYSALAQQGQAPYMPKICGRLLSAHEGLIFSSVTMHWLAEVLSSSLDRFVVDQTGVDGLFNFALLYPEDGPRGDEFFIRALEQLGLKLETTKGPAEYLLIESVQRPKPNSPDADALQPPPHAQGPGRKPR; encoded by the coding sequence ATGATTTCCGCCCTCATGAACCATCTCTGGCAATCAACTCTTTTCGTGCTCGCGGCTGCGATTGTCGCGGCAGCGCTGCGGAAGAACGGCGCGCACATTCGGCACGGCGTGTGGGTTATCGCGTCGCTGAAGTTCCTGGTCCCGTTCTCTTTGTTAATTAGCGCGGGTTCGGCACTGACCGTGTTCAGGCCGCCGGCGGCCATCACTGCGGACACGACGACGGCTGTCACGCCCTCACTGCCGCTCACGGTCGACCGATTCGCGCAGCCGTTCACGAGCGATGACTTCGTGCCGGCTGGCCCGATGCGCGCAACGGCATCGACAACGAACTGGATACCAACGGTGCTGCTCATTATCTGGGGAGTTGGATTCCTGGCTGTGGCATGGAAGCGAATCCGTGACTGGCGACGGATTTGCGCGGTTGTCCGTCAGAGTACGCCCGTCGCACTGCAAAGTCCCATTCCCGTTAGGTCTTCGTCAGGTCTTCTCGAACCGGGTATTGTCGGCATCTGGCATCCCGTGCTGCTCGTGCCGGCGGGCATCGAACACTGTCTTACGCCGTCGCAGCTCAACGCCGTTTTCGCGCACGAATTGCGTCACGTCCAGCGTCGCGACAACCTCACAGCCGCGATCCACATGGTCGTCGAAGCCGTGTTCTGGTTTTACCCACCGGTTTGGTGGATCGGTGCCCGGATGGTCGAGGAGCGTGAGCGCGCCTGCGACGAGTACGTGCTCGGTGCCTTCGGGGAGCCGCAAAACTATGCGGAGAGCATCCTCAACGTCTGCAAGCTGTATGTCGAGTCGCCGCTGCCATGCGTCTCCGGCGTCAACGGATCGGACTTGAAGAAGCGCGTCGCGGCCATCATGTCCAGCCGCATCGGTGCGCGGTTGAACTTCGCGCGCAAGGCGGCGCTGACGCTCGCGGCGATCCTTGCGATCGCGCTGCCGCTCGTCGCCGGGATGCTGACGGCGCCCTTTCGCGCGCCGGCGCCCGGCCCGGCCACGGCGACGACGGAACAATCGCCGCCGGCGAAGTTCGACCTCGTTTCGATCAGAGCGTGTTCCGGACCCACGCAATCGGGAAGTGCAGTTCCGAGTACGCCCGGTCTTCGGAGCGGCGCAACGCCCTCGGCGGCGCAGACATCGCCCGGCTACGTTTACTGGGACTGCGTGACGCTGGCCAAACTGGTCGATCAGGCCTATGCGGATAGCGACCATCCGCTGCTCAACAGCACCGTCCATCCGCAGCCGGATCCGATCACTCGTGTTTCGCGCCAGCCGAAGCGCGTAAGGGGCGGACCGTCGTGGGTCGAAACCGACATGTTCACAATCGAGGCCAAAGCCTCCGTCGACGTCACGGATGCGGGATTGGTTGGAAGGCCCAACCGGAACCTGACAACGCTGCCCGGGGCCATGAGTCAGGCGCTGCGCGCCATGCTTGAAGACAGGTTCCAGTTGAAGGTGCGGCGAGTGCAGGAACAGCAGGACTTGTACGCGCTGAAGATCGCGAAGGGCGGATTGAACAAGCAGAAGGTCACCAAGCCGACGGCGGGCGACTGCATCACGATTGAGGAATACTCCGCGTTGGCGCAACAGGGGCAGGCGCCCTACATGCCAAAGATCTGCGGCCGCCTCCTTTCCGCGCACGAGGGATTGATCTTCAGCAGTGTCACGATGCATTGGCTGGCGGAGGTCCTGTCGTCATCGCTGGATCGCTTTGTCGTCGACCAGACAGGAGTCGACGGGCTGTTCAACTTCGCGCTGCTCTACCCGGAGGACGGCCCGCGGGGCGATGAATTTTTCATCAGGGCGCTTGAACAGCTCGGATTGAAGCTCGAGACGACGAAAGGGCCGGCGGAGTACCTCCTCATCGAGAGCGTTCAGCGGCCGAAGCCGAATTCGCCTGATGCGGATGCACTCCAACCGCCACCCCACGCGCAGGGACCCGGGAGGAAGCCGCGGTGA
- a CDS encoding carboxypeptidase-like regulatory domain-containing protein — protein sequence MNLSAVVIVSLMLATAQNATRPSDLSGRVVFSDAGVPGVTVSAARSIDSDPRAVGRSVATLTNEEGVFRLANLEDGTWTLHVEMRGFVSIDRDVVVPLTEPPLVFALKMRPFEEIVRSGGARVASADASLPRAAPPVAAPPDEPGIINGSLTNGAATPFALPRAIGNNRPRLGRLYYGSFTSNLANSALNARPYSFGGSAVAADTSNVQLGFNLGGPFRIPWLIAHGPMMTLGLDYGANSNATAQSAFMPTGAERAGDFSQSATIVHDPLTGLPFADNTIPADRISPQATALFAYYPLPNTTTEGANFQRAIATGTRQGSARFQTWYALTRRDRIQGDVSGRRSVAESVNLFDFTDARRQNSFDAKIDWTHTFSQRLQMTSRYRYMQSVATLTPFFANRIDVSADAGIAGNDRSSVNWGPPTVAFPTIADLDDVEYQRTVTFLHALGVSFLWRRGGHNMTFGGDVNRTAFDQAAQPDARGTLSFTGAATGNALADFLLGIPTTSSMALGTTHTVLRGATFDAYFTDDFRIATGFTLNVGARWEYESPFTEREGRLANFDVVPGFAAVSPVLASDPVGSLTGRRYPASLLRVDKRGIEPRIAVSWRPKLTSSLVIRAGYGLYRNLGTYQSLALLLAQQPPFAKTFSIQNTPATPLTLANPFPASLPANSNTFAIDPDYRAGFSHSWQITVQSELPASMTVIAGYFANRGTHLMQAFLPNTYPAGAVNPCPACPTGFIYVTSNGTSSRDAAQFTLRRRLHNGFTAGLQYTLAKATDDAATFNNSGIEPGSLAIAQDWLNLAAERAPSSSDQRHLVSIQFQYGTGRRLTGGMLEDSKMGRIFNGWTVDGQLNAGSGLPFTPVAFVAVNGTGVVGVRPRLTGESPAPTAAGAYANVAAYAAPLPGAWGDAGRNSIRGPSQFTLDMSVARTFLLPRRLRIDWRVNATNVLNHVTFSSINTVITSPQFGLPTRTNAMRRIQMSLVFGF from the coding sequence GTGAATCTCTCCGCAGTCGTCATTGTCAGCCTAATGCTGGCGACTGCGCAAAATGCGACGCGCCCGTCTGATTTGTCTGGCCGCGTCGTGTTCTCGGACGCCGGCGTGCCGGGAGTGACGGTCAGCGCCGCACGCAGCATCGACTCGGATCCCCGCGCGGTCGGGCGGAGCGTGGCGACCCTCACGAATGAAGAGGGCGTCTTTCGGCTGGCCAATCTCGAGGACGGCACGTGGACGCTGCACGTCGAGATGCGCGGCTTCGTCTCGATCGATCGCGATGTCGTTGTGCCGCTCACAGAGCCGCCGCTCGTCTTCGCGCTTAAGATGCGGCCGTTTGAAGAAATCGTACGGAGCGGCGGCGCGAGGGTCGCATCGGCAGACGCATCCCTTCCTCGCGCAGCCCCGCCCGTCGCCGCGCCACCCGACGAGCCCGGCATTATCAACGGCAGCCTCACCAACGGCGCCGCGACGCCATTCGCACTGCCACGCGCGATTGGCAACAACCGCCCGCGCCTTGGACGGCTCTACTACGGCAGTTTCACAAGCAACCTGGCGAATTCCGCGTTGAACGCGCGGCCCTATTCGTTTGGCGGCTCGGCCGTCGCTGCGGACACGAGCAATGTCCAACTCGGTTTCAATCTGGGCGGGCCGTTCAGGATTCCGTGGCTGATCGCGCACGGCCCGATGATGACGCTCGGGCTCGACTACGGCGCCAACAGCAACGCGACGGCGCAGTCCGCGTTCATGCCTACTGGGGCGGAGCGCGCCGGCGATTTCTCGCAGTCCGCCACAATAGTCCACGATCCGCTGACAGGCCTGCCGTTCGCCGACAACACGATTCCCGCCGATCGGATCAGTCCGCAGGCGACGGCACTGTTCGCATATTACCCGTTGCCAAACACGACGACGGAGGGCGCGAACTTTCAGCGGGCGATCGCGACCGGGACGCGGCAGGGCTCGGCACGATTTCAGACATGGTACGCACTGACGCGGCGCGATCGGATACAGGGCGACGTCTCAGGACGGCGTTCCGTCGCCGAGTCGGTCAACCTGTTTGATTTCACCGATGCGCGGCGCCAGAATTCGTTCGACGCAAAAATCGACTGGACGCACACCTTCTCGCAGCGCCTGCAGATGACCAGCCGATACCGGTACATGCAATCAGTTGCAACGCTGACGCCGTTTTTCGCGAATCGGATCGACGTCTCGGCAGACGCCGGCATCGCGGGTAACGATCGGAGTTCAGTGAATTGGGGACCGCCAACGGTCGCGTTTCCGACCATCGCCGACCTGGATGACGTTGAATATCAGCGCACTGTAACGTTTCTGCACGCCCTTGGCGTCTCGTTCCTGTGGAGGCGTGGCGGACACAACATGACTTTCGGTGGCGACGTCAACCGGACGGCGTTCGATCAGGCGGCGCAGCCGGATGCGCGCGGGACGTTGTCGTTCACGGGCGCGGCCACCGGCAACGCGCTCGCCGATTTTCTGTTGGGCATTCCGACAACCAGCTCGATGGCTCTCGGCACCACACACACCGTGCTGCGCGGAGCGACGTTCGACGCCTACTTCACCGACGATTTCCGGATCGCGACGGGCTTCACGCTCAATGTCGGCGCGCGTTGGGAGTACGAGTCGCCGTTCACCGAGCGGGAAGGCCGGCTCGCCAACTTCGATGTCGTACCCGGTTTTGCGGCCGTCAGTCCCGTGCTTGCGAGCGATCCCGTCGGATCGCTTACCGGCCGCCGCTACCCGGCGTCGTTGCTGCGCGTCGACAAGCGCGGCATCGAGCCTCGCATCGCCGTCTCCTGGCGGCCGAAGCTCACGTCGTCTCTCGTCATTCGCGCGGGATACGGCCTGTACCGTAATCTTGGCACGTACCAGTCGCTGGCGCTCCTCCTCGCGCAGCAGCCGCCGTTCGCGAAGACGTTCAGCATCCAGAACACACCGGCGACGCCGCTGACGCTTGCCAATCCGTTTCCCGCATCTCTACCGGCGAACTCGAACACGTTCGCAATCGATCCGGATTATCGCGCCGGCTTTTCGCATTCATGGCAGATAACGGTGCAGAGCGAGCTCCCCGCGTCGATGACGGTGATCGCCGGTTACTTCGCGAATCGCGGCACGCATCTCATGCAGGCGTTTCTGCCGAACACGTACCCGGCAGGCGCGGTCAATCCATGTCCAGCCTGTCCAACCGGTTTCATCTATGTCACATCGAACGGCACTTCCAGCAGAGATGCGGCACAGTTCACGCTACGCCGCCGTTTGCACAACGGGTTCACGGCAGGCCTACAGTACACGCTCGCCAAGGCGACCGACGACGCGGCGACCTTCAACAATAGCGGGATCGAGCCGGGCTCGCTGGCGATAGCGCAGGATTGGCTCAACCTTGCCGCCGAGCGCGCGCCGTCCTCGTCCGATCAGCGGCATCTGGTTTCGATCCAGTTTCAGTACGGCACCGGCAGGCGTCTGACCGGCGGCATGCTCGAGGACTCGAAGATGGGACGGATTTTCAACGGATGGACCGTCGACGGCCAGTTGAACGCCGGCAGCGGATTGCCGTTCACGCCGGTGGCATTCGTCGCCGTCAACGGCACAGGCGTCGTCGGAGTGCGGCCACGGCTCACAGGTGAATCGCCGGCGCCGACGGCAGCCGGGGCGTACGCCAATGTGGCTGCCTACGCCGCGCCGTTGCCTGGCGCCTGGGGCGACGCAGGACGAAACTCGATTCGGGGACCGTCGCAGTTCACGCTCGACATGTCGGTTGCAAGGACGTTCCTGCTGCCCCGTCGGTTGCGGATCGACTGGCGGGTCAACGCGACGAACGTCCTCAACCATGTCACGTTCTCGTCGATCAACACGGTGATCACGAGTCCGCAGTTCGGCTTGCCCACGCGCACAAACGCGATGCGGCGGATTCAGATGTCGTTGGTGTTCGGGTTCTGA
- a CDS encoding VWA domain-containing protein, giving the protein MKLMIVTQLALLAAAAGLGLPVVGQQQPRPTFRASVNLIVQTVSVKDKQGKPILGLTAKDFIVTEDGQRQEIAFVEYEALDTTPLAPLTVLTTETERMPSAPVTSLPPLTKGTVAIPSTANTKYLGRRLVVLYFDLIGMSFFDKGRTFSSAAEYVAKRMTAADMVAVMVFQGRGVELRKDFTDDRMALAEVVRQLAIEADDARQNQFLAGFDPGGAFGEDSPTFNLFATDRQLNALQTAVTDLGPLRQAKTLIYFGSGLRDTGGYANIAQLRATVNAAVRANVTLNPIDARGLEAIPPMGDATQSSAGGAGMFSGTIAQMAVSRADRERDLLYAIAKDTGGRATFDTNDLARGIADAAGTIGSYYTLGYYSNNTATDGRYRRVKVTLADGVAAELSYRQGYYGEKDYSKFNAFDKERQLSEALRLEDPITDVPMALELNYFQISSVEYFVPISVRMPGGDLARLRPDGSSKSRIDMIGEIKDEYGVTMRNWRDLIEFSLDQNEAGRVASRPIQYETGFSLLPGKYTIKVLARDATAGRIGTYLHSFTIPNLEQEQTKLPTSSVVITQQRVAGADALFTVKQKIPIAVANPLFHDGQRLVPNVTRTLQTNRPLYVFLQAYERSAETMRPLAAYVTFIRDGVKVLETDTLEINEWDPKLKGVPIRFTIQLSSLEPGPYDCQISVLDPIGNHAAFWRAPVMIVR; this is encoded by the coding sequence ATGAAACTCATGATCGTGACACAGCTGGCATTATTAGCCGCAGCGGCGGGGCTCGGCCTGCCGGTTGTGGGACAGCAGCAGCCGCGACCGACGTTTCGCGCGTCCGTAAATCTCATCGTGCAGACGGTAAGCGTGAAGGACAAACAGGGCAAGCCTATCCTCGGCCTTACTGCCAAGGATTTCATTGTAACCGAGGATGGGCAGAGGCAGGAGATCGCATTTGTAGAGTACGAGGCGCTGGACACGACGCCGCTCGCGCCGTTGACCGTCCTGACGACGGAGACCGAACGCATGCCAAGCGCGCCGGTGACTTCGCTCCCGCCGCTGACGAAGGGGACGGTCGCAATTCCTTCGACCGCCAATACGAAGTACCTCGGCCGTCGGCTCGTGGTCCTGTATTTCGATCTCATCGGCATGTCGTTCTTCGATAAAGGGCGAACGTTCTCGAGCGCTGCCGAATATGTCGCGAAGCGGATGACAGCGGCCGACATGGTCGCCGTCATGGTCTTCCAGGGCCGAGGCGTCGAGCTGCGAAAGGACTTCACGGATGATCGGATGGCGCTCGCCGAGGTAGTTCGGCAACTCGCGATCGAAGCAGACGACGCGCGACAGAATCAGTTCTTGGCCGGTTTCGATCCAGGCGGCGCATTCGGCGAGGACAGCCCAACATTCAATCTCTTCGCCACGGATCGTCAACTAAACGCGCTGCAGACGGCGGTCACCGATCTCGGACCGCTCCGGCAGGCGAAGACGCTGATCTATTTTGGCAGCGGATTGCGGGACACGGGCGGCTACGCGAACATCGCGCAGCTGCGCGCGACAGTGAACGCGGCCGTCCGCGCCAACGTGACCCTCAATCCGATCGACGCACGCGGACTCGAGGCAATTCCGCCCATGGGCGACGCGACCCAATCGTCGGCGGGCGGCGCCGGCATGTTCTCGGGGACGATCGCGCAGATGGCGGTCTCGCGCGCAGACCGCGAGCGCGACCTGCTATATGCGATTGCGAAAGACACCGGAGGACGCGCGACATTCGATACGAACGATCTCGCACGCGGCATCGCGGACGCCGCGGGCACGATCGGCAGCTACTACACTCTCGGTTACTACTCGAACAATACTGCGACCGACGGAAGGTACCGCCGCGTGAAGGTGACGCTGGCCGATGGGGTCGCAGCGGAGCTGTCCTATCGACAGGGGTACTACGGCGAAAAGGACTACAGCAAATTCAACGCCTTCGACAAGGAGCGCCAACTCTCCGAGGCGCTCAGGCTGGAGGATCCGATCACCGACGTCCCGATGGCGCTGGAGCTAAATTATTTTCAGATCAGCAGCGTCGAGTACTTCGTCCCGATCTCGGTCCGCATGCCGGGCGGTGATCTGGCGCGGCTCCGGCCGGACGGGTCGTCGAAGTCGCGCATCGACATGATCGGCGAGATCAAGGACGAATACGGCGTGACCATGCGGAACTGGCGCGATCTGATCGAGTTCTCGCTCGATCAGAACGAGGCCGGCCGTGTCGCGAGCCGGCCGATTCAGTACGAGACCGGATTTTCCCTGCTGCCCGGCAAATACACGATCAAGGTGCTTGCGCGCGACGCGACGGCGGGTCGCATCGGGACCTATCTGCACTCGTTCACGATTCCAAATCTCGAACAGGAACAGACGAAACTGCCCACGAGTTCGGTCGTCATCACCCAGCAGCGCGTGGCCGGCGCCGACGCGCTCTTCACCGTCAAGCAGAAGATTCCAATCGCGGTCGCCAATCCGCTCTTTCACGACGGCCAGCGGCTCGTGCCGAACGTCACGCGCACTCTTCAAACCAACCGTCCCCTTTACGTGTTCCTGCAAGCATACGAGCGGAGTGCCGAAACGATGCGCCCCCTGGCGGCGTACGTGACGTTCATCCGCGATGGCGTGAAGGTCTTGGAAACGGACACGCTCGAAATCAACGAATGGGATCCAAAACTCAAGGGCGTGCCCATCCGGTTCACCATTCAGCTCAGCAGCCTCGAACCCGGTCCGTACGACTGCCAGATCAGCGTGCTCGATCCCATCGGCAACCATGCCGCCTTCTGGCGAGCCCCGGTGATGATTGTGCGGTAG